A section of the Bryobacteraceae bacterium genome encodes:
- a CDS encoding nicotinate phosphoribosyltransferase yields the protein MNALLTDLYQLTMAAGYWSAGKTEEIATFELFVRRMPPHRNYLIAAGLEQAVEYLLGLRFEEEEIRYLQGLPQFQRVAPGFFEALRRFRFTGDVFAVPEGTPVFAGEPLLVVRAPLIEAQIPETYLLSMVGFQTMIATKAARMVDASGGRAVIEFGTRRAHSPQAGVYAARAAYIGGCAGTSNVLAGMRFGIPVFGTAAHSWVQSFPTEREAFERLQELLGPGTTYLIDTYDTLEGARQAVALGRPFWGVRLDSGNLVELSRAVRRILDEGGCREAKIMATGDLNEYKILELAAAGAPIDAFGVGTELATSHDAPSHGAVYKLVEHWSPLGRRYTAKFSQDKATLPGAKQVFRFADHDVIGRAHECPMNGAEALLRPVIVRGEPAGPLPGADEARQRARRALERLPRKLRSLFEADPPYRIELSDELIQLAEEVRARR from the coding sequence GTGAACGCGCTGCTGACCGACCTGTACCAGTTGACGATGGCCGCGGGGTACTGGTCGGCCGGCAAGACGGAAGAGATCGCCACCTTCGAGCTGTTCGTGCGGCGGATGCCGCCGCACCGCAACTACCTGATTGCGGCAGGGCTGGAGCAGGCGGTCGAGTATCTGCTGGGGTTGCGGTTCGAGGAAGAGGAGATCCGGTATCTTCAGGGCCTTCCGCAGTTCCAGCGGGTGGCGCCGGGGTTTTTTGAGGCGCTGCGGCGATTCCGGTTCACCGGCGACGTGTTTGCGGTGCCGGAAGGAACGCCGGTGTTTGCGGGCGAGCCGCTGCTGGTGGTGCGCGCGCCGCTCATTGAAGCGCAGATTCCGGAGACGTATCTGCTGTCGATGGTCGGTTTCCAGACGATGATCGCCACCAAGGCGGCGCGGATGGTGGACGCAAGCGGCGGGCGCGCGGTGATCGAATTTGGCACGCGGCGGGCGCATTCCCCGCAGGCGGGCGTCTACGCGGCGCGGGCGGCCTACATCGGCGGCTGCGCCGGAACATCGAACGTGCTGGCCGGAATGCGGTTTGGAATTCCGGTGTTCGGCACGGCGGCGCACTCCTGGGTGCAGAGCTTTCCCACAGAGCGGGAGGCGTTCGAGCGGCTCCAGGAGCTGCTGGGGCCGGGCACGACGTACCTGATCGACACCTACGACACGCTGGAAGGGGCGCGGCAGGCGGTGGCGCTGGGCAGGCCGTTCTGGGGCGTGCGGCTGGACAGCGGCAACCTGGTGGAGCTGTCGCGGGCGGTGCGGCGCATCCTGGACGAGGGCGGCTGCCGCGAGGCGAAGATCATGGCGACAGGCGACCTGAACGAGTACAAGATCCTCGAGCTGGCGGCCGCGGGCGCGCCGATTGACGCCTTCGGCGTGGGCACGGAGCTGGCGACGTCGCACGACGCGCCGAGCCACGGAGCGGTGTACAAGCTGGTGGAGCACTGGTCGCCATTGGGTCGGCGCTACACGGCGAAGTTCAGCCAGGACAAGGCGACGCTGCCGGGCGCGAAACAGGTGTTCCGGTTTGCCGACCATGACGTGATCGGCCGGGCGCACGAGTGTCCGATGAACGGCGCCGAGGCGCTGCTGCGGCCGGTGATCGTGCGCGGCGAGCCGGCCGGGCCGCTGCCGGGAGCGGACGAAGCGAGGCAGCGGGCGCGCCGGGCGCTGGAGCGGCTGCCGCGGAAGCTGCGAAGTCTGTTCGAGGCGGATCCGCCGTACCGGATCGAACTGAGCGACGAACTCATCCAACTGGCCGAGGAGGTGAGGGCGAGGCGATGA
- a CDS encoding isochorismatase gives MNTAFFDIDTQIDFVFPAGALYVPGAEVALPQVARLNRHARERGIPLISTADAHAENDPEFAQWPPHCVAGTLGQRKPDCTMAGQIVLNKQNVNCFTIPGLPALLEQLRVEHAVVYGVVTEICVKHAVFGLLERGIRVTLVEDAVRALDEAQAAAMIAEMKARGGSLARTAEIAVA, from the coding sequence ATGAACACGGCATTTTTCGACATCGACACGCAGATCGACTTCGTCTTTCCCGCCGGGGCGCTGTACGTGCCCGGTGCGGAGGTGGCGCTGCCGCAGGTGGCGCGGCTGAACCGGCATGCGAGGGAGCGGGGCATTCCGCTGATTTCGACGGCGGACGCGCATGCGGAAAACGACCCGGAGTTTGCGCAGTGGCCGCCGCACTGCGTGGCGGGGACGCTGGGGCAGCGGAAGCCGGACTGCACAATGGCGGGCCAGATTGTTTTAAACAAGCAGAACGTAAACTGTTTTACAATTCCCGGGCTGCCGGCGCTGCTCGAACAGCTCCGGGTGGAGCATGCGGTGGTCTACGGGGTGGTGACGGAGATCTGCGTGAAGCACGCGGTGTTCGGGCTGCTGGAGCGGGGCATCCGGGTGACGCTGGTGGAGGACGCGGTGCGGGCGCTTGACGAGGCGCAGGCGGCGGCGATGATCGCCGAGATGAAAGCGCGCGGAGGCAGCCTGGCGCGCACGGCGGAGATCGCCGTGGCGTGA
- a CDS encoding hypoxanthine phosphoribosyltransferase produces the protein MGEPRFEVLIPHERIQERVAELGRQITRDYAGRPLVMVGVLKGSFMFLADLIRHIDLPLRIEFIGTKSYEGTKTTGQVQLTKDLDRPIQDEDVLLVEDIIDTGLTLNYLKHVLEQREPRSLKTVAFLDKPSRRRIDVQGDYVGFTIEDKFVIGYGLDYDQRYRNLRDLCVLVP, from the coding sequence ATGGGCGAACCGCGGTTCGAGGTACTTATCCCGCACGAGCGGATTCAGGAGCGCGTGGCCGAGCTGGGGCGGCAGATCACCCGGGATTACGCCGGCCGGCCGCTGGTGATGGTGGGCGTGCTGAAGGGCTCGTTCATGTTCCTGGCGGACCTGATCCGCCACATCGACCTGCCGCTGCGGATTGAATTCATCGGCACCAAGAGCTACGAGGGCACGAAGACCACCGGGCAGGTGCAGCTGACCAAGGACCTGGACCGTCCGATTCAGGACGAGGACGTGCTGCTGGTGGAAGATATCATTGACACGGGGCTGACGCTGAACTATCTGAAGCACGTGCTTGAGCAGCGCGAGCCGCGGTCGCTGAAGACGGTGGCGTTTCTGGACAAGCCTTCGCGCCGGCGCATTGACGTGCAGGGCGACTACGTCGGTTTCACCATCGAAGACAAGTTCGTGATCGGCTATGGGCTCGACTACGACCAGCGTTACCGGAACCTGCGCGACCTGTGCGTGCTGGTACCGTGA
- a CDS encoding biopolymer transporter Tol, whose protein sequence is MESHPVYRFGPYRLDAAAKVLFRGDQPVHLTRKAVETLTVLAARSPEVATREEIMAQVWPDRIVDEANLAQNIAMIRKALAASPGEPAFIETFPGRGYRLHGPVTIESPVQPAPAAGAEASATSPELPVPSPAPRRLWPAVAGIATLLAAVVLLLVLVRRESPEAAPIVTPVTRLAGKEFQPAISPDGSSIAFVWQESAQALPGIWVQKLGEPAPRQVSSAGYSWSSPAWSPEGRMLACLRFGPTTGELVLLPVDGGEARVVVPVLPTRFGLIWNHVDWSPDGQWLAVDDTPSLSQPLSIFLVNIKTGERRRLTQPEEMIIGDVAPRFSPDGRTIAFIRAFHRSYQEVFTVPLAGGAPRQWTSDSRMISGIDWTADSLLAGSSRGGSFRIWRLAAGKPAAPTAIYGEFPIQFSYSRRAARLVYSLVQNDPNIWRLTLTPAVEWKRIIASSGQDASPQYSPDGRRIAFRSDRSGEEQIWVCDADGANPVQVTFGTGRPSVPRWSPDGRRLVFNDAATTEMFLAEDGNGRWNVRPFGARGVHPVFSPDGQFIYAAATGSILRYPATGGHGEIVTPTRGLSLDVSPDGRFVFFVREPADTTLSRVDIKTGEVERVLSGLVPYCTSCWALADTGIYYLGVRPKAPAQQSIFYLDWKTRAVRLIADYPEPILPIGIGPFSLAPDRRSMLVVRLDPSNADVLLAEGFR, encoded by the coding sequence TTGGAATCGCATCCTGTCTACAGGTTCGGGCCTTACCGGCTGGATGCCGCAGCCAAAGTCCTGTTCCGCGGCGACCAGCCGGTTCACCTCACCCGGAAAGCCGTTGAGACGCTCACCGTTCTGGCCGCCCGATCTCCCGAAGTGGCCACCCGGGAGGAGATCATGGCCCAGGTCTGGCCGGACCGGATCGTCGACGAGGCCAACCTCGCCCAGAACATTGCCATGATCCGGAAGGCGCTGGCCGCTTCCCCCGGAGAGCCGGCCTTTATCGAGACCTTCCCCGGCCGCGGCTACCGTCTCCACGGCCCTGTCACCATCGAATCCCCCGTGCAACCGGCCCCGGCCGCGGGTGCGGAAGCCAGCGCAACCTCCCCAGAGCTGCCCGTGCCTTCGCCGGCGCCCCGCCGCCTGTGGCCTGCCGTGGCGGGAATCGCCACACTTCTCGCCGCCGTCGTGCTCCTGCTGGTCCTCGTCCGCCGCGAATCGCCCGAAGCAGCGCCCATTGTCACGCCCGTCACCCGTCTGGCGGGCAAAGAATTTCAGCCGGCCATCTCACCGGACGGCTCCAGCATCGCCTTCGTCTGGCAGGAAAGCGCCCAGGCCCTGCCGGGCATCTGGGTACAGAAACTCGGCGAACCGGCGCCTCGCCAGGTCTCTTCCGCCGGCTACTCCTGGTCGAGCCCCGCCTGGTCGCCGGAGGGCCGCATGCTGGCCTGCCTCCGCTTCGGCCCGACGACTGGCGAGCTCGTCCTCCTGCCCGTCGATGGCGGCGAGGCGCGCGTCGTCGTGCCGGTTCTTCCCACCCGCTTCGGCCTCATCTGGAATCACGTGGACTGGTCGCCCGACGGACAGTGGCTCGCCGTGGACGACACGCCATCCCTCAGCCAGCCGCTCTCCATCTTCCTGGTCAACATCAAAACGGGCGAAAGGCGGCGGCTCACCCAGCCTGAAGAAATGATCATCGGCGACGTCGCGCCCCGTTTCTCCCCTGACGGCCGCACCATCGCCTTCATCCGCGCCTTCCACCGCAGCTATCAGGAAGTGTTCACCGTGCCCCTCGCCGGCGGCGCGCCACGGCAGTGGACCTCGGATTCCCGCATGATTTCCGGCATCGACTGGACGGCGGACTCTCTGCTCGCCGGCTCCTCCCGCGGCGGGTCCTTCCGCATCTGGCGCCTCGCCGCCGGCAAGCCAGCCGCGCCCACGGCCATCTACGGCGAATTCCCCATTCAGTTCAGTTACAGCCGCCGCGCTGCCCGGCTCGTCTACTCTCTCGTTCAGAACGATCCCAACATCTGGCGCCTTACCCTGACCCCCGCGGTGGAGTGGAAACGCATCATCGCCTCCTCCGGCCAGGACGCCAGCCCGCAATACTCCCCCGACGGCCGCCGCATCGCCTTTCGCTCGGACCGCTCGGGTGAAGAGCAGATCTGGGTCTGCGATGCCGATGGCGCCAATCCCGTTCAGGTGACCTTCGGCACGGGCCGCCCCTCGGTGCCGCGATGGTCGCCCGACGGCCGTCGCCTCGTCTTCAACGACGCCGCCACCACCGAGATGTTCCTTGCCGAGGACGGGAACGGCCGCTGGAACGTCCGCCCCTTCGGCGCCCGCGGCGTCCACCCCGTCTTCTCCCCCGACGGCCAGTTCATCTACGCCGCCGCCACCGGCTCCATCCTCCGTTACCCGGCCACTGGCGGCCATGGCGAAATCGTCACCCCCACACGCGGCCTCTCGCTGGACGTCAGCCCCGACGGCCGCTTCGTCTTCTTCGTCCGCGAGCCTGCCGACACCACCCTCTCGCGCGTCGACATCAAGACCGGCGAAGTCGAGCGCGTACTCTCCGGACTCGTGCCCTACTGCACTTCCTGTTGGGCGCTTGCCGATACGGGCATCTACTACCTGGGCGTCCGCCCCAAGGCGCCCGCACAGCAGTCGATCTTCTACCTGGACTGGAAAACGCGCGCCGTCCGCCTCATCGCCGACTATCCCGAGCCCATCCTCCCCATCGGCATCGGCCCCTTCTCCCTGGCGCCCGACCGCCGCTCGATGCTCGTCGTCCGGCTCGACCCCTCCAATGCCGACGTCCTCCTCGCCGAGGGCTTCCGCTGA